A segment of the Bos taurus isolate L1 Dominette 01449 registration number 42190680 breed Hereford chromosome 8, ARS-UCD2.0, whole genome shotgun sequence genome:
ACTAAAGGTAGGTGACCTGGACCACACAAAGGAGCTGGAAGCACAAAACAAAGGAAGTGGTGCTTATAATCGCAGACCCCCAGCAATGGTGGCTGAGCCTACAGTCCCAGCCAGCTGAGCAGCCTCAGGACAAGCCACACGCACCACACCAAGTGCACAGCAGAGTGGTGCCTGCAGCCACAGGGAACCTGACAGCGGGCATAGTGGGGCCTGCAGCTCTGCCCCTCCCGTGGTGCAGGTGCCCAAGATTCCACCCCTCCTGCTCATAGCGGAAGAGTTTCTGAACCCGAAAATCCTGGTCATGGCTGAGACACCTGTAATACTTGTTTCCCCTCCCTCTATTCCCCACCTTGCAGTGGCAGAGTCTGTGACCAAGTAGATCCCAGATGTGGTGGGAAAAAACCACCATCCTGGTAGCCCAGTCAGTGACACCATTTGTGGTGAGGCACCACTGGCCCTGGTGGCACAAACAGCAAGGAGGGCAGCAGGCAACACATCTGACAGAGGTGGTAGAGGGTAAAACATGCCAATTCTAAAATATAACCAGGGGCAGCACCaggtaagagaaaataaaagcttgTACTATAGAgcacacctcagttcagttcagttcggtcgctcggtcgtatctgattctttgcgacccaatggactgctatatgccaggcttccctgtccatcaccaactcccggagcttgctcatactcatcaagtcggtgatgccatccaaccatctcatcaacTGTCAtgccgttctcctcctgccctcaatctttcccagcatcacggtcttttccagtgagtcagttcttcacatcaggtggccaaagtattggagtttcagctttagcatcagtccttccaatgaatattcaggactgatttcctttaggatggactggttggatctccttgcagtccaagggactctcaagagtcttctccaacaccacagttcaaaaacatcagttcttcaattcTTCAATAGCACCACCTATTGGAAAACAAAAAAGGCATCTAATTATTAATCTGTTGACTCAGTACaagcaagtttaaaaaaaaaaaagatttactttAGAAGAACATTATTCACTACTTCACATGTGCTTGCAGAAGAACAAGTCATCAAGCACCGTGAAGAACCTGCATAATGCAGTGtcacagaaagaaaatgacaattcTCCAGAAACCAAATTTAAGCTTAAACTCATGGAATACTACAATCTGAGAGAGAATTCAAAGTAGctgtcacaaaaaaaaaaaaaaatcatagagctacaagaaaactcagaaatttTCTTCAAGGATAAAATTACTGAACAGAATGAATACTTTACTAAAGAGACTCAAACTATAAAAgagaactaaacagaaatttgGAAACTGAAGAATTCAATGAGTGAGATGAAGAATGcattggaggacttccctggtggtctgcctgccaatacagaggacgtgggttcaaaccctggtcttagaggatcccacatgcggtggagcaaataagcccatacgccacaactactgtagcccacacaccctagagcctgggcCTCACAAAAGAAGCCACTTCGGTAAGAATTCATGCACTGCAGctatagagtagcccctgctccctgcaactagagaaagcctacacgcAGCAGTGACAATCCAGCACAGactataaataagcaaataaactttttaaaataaagaatgcatTAGAAAACATTAGAAATAGCACAGACCCATATGAAAGAGAGAATTAATGAGCTAAAAGATAGAAATCTAGAAATTATACAGATAGTAGAGGAGAGAGAATTAAGATCTAAAAAACATGAAATTCTATGAGAACACaattcagctggaattctgtcacttccacttagctttgttcacagtaatgtttcctaaggcccacttgacttcgcactccaggatgtctagctctctAGGGTAagtaaccacaccatcatggttatcccaatcatttttgtgtagttctgtgtattcttatcacctcttcttaatcttttctgcttctgctaggtccttgccatttctgtcctttattatccctatctttgcatgaaatgttcccttggtatcttcaattttcttgaagagaattctagtctttctcattctattgctttcctctatttctttgcattcttcacttaAGTTATTCTTATCTATCCTTGTTATCCgctgcaactctgcattcagttggttgtatcttttttgcctttcgcttctcttcttttctcagttattcataaggcctcctcagacagccattttgccttcatgcatttctttttctttgaaatggtgttgttcaccacctcctgtacaatgttatgaaccccCATCCATggttcttctttcatttttattctgctagaaatattttctgattttccttgttGTGGTTTCTTAAGTACACTTATCATTTAAAGGTGGACAtgtaatttccaaatacatggggttTTTTAAGtacttttgatattaatttctcattttgatattaatttctcatttaaatgcctTCTTCTTTGCCATCACCCTCTATTTTTTCAGTCTCCTAACTTTATTGAggttttcaatggctaagtcaaagatctctcttggtaaatgtcatattgcacttaaaaatatgtgggttattttcaaatatcatttgatattgatttctaacataatttcaCGATAAGAGAACAAACTctatatgatttcaatacctttagaccatgaactttttgcaccttgttttatgtccctgaatatgatccagtgtctcctagtttataatCTATGGGACCTTGAATAGAATacgtatcctactgttgtgtgaaaattgtataaatcttaattatattgaattggttcatggtgcttttcatgtctactatatccttctacctTTCTGTATATTCACTCTATTAATTCTTGAGTTTGATATcaaaactccaactaaaaatcttaatttatgtacttacaaaataattgtaatatatagtggaattATATGTAATTTTGTTCTGCATTTCCAAGTCTCTGGTAAATGTGTtaccatactttcataatttaaaagaggaaagaggaaaaataacaatAGTGTCCACAGATATACAAAGGCTTATAAGAGAATATGATGAATAGCTGTAAGCTGACAGACTGTATATATGACTGGTTTCCTAGTTAAGGAAATAGTTTTGGACCAGGAGAGAGCATCATATGAAAACTGAATTATGCAGCCTCAAGGCAGGGAAATTCCAGAACCTATGAGAGAAGGGTAGGATAGAGCCTTCCCTAGTGCCTTCGGAAAGAATAGAACCTTGTGGTTCTATTAATACTGATACTGGACTATTCACTGATACTGGACTTCTTGTCTCCAGAATTGTAaggcaataaatttctgttatatcACTGATTTTTCCATACTTTGTTAGAGCAGCCCTAGTAAAATAATAAAGAGATGAACAAAGTCACAGTCAATTTGGCCATTTTTAAAAGTGGCTGTGATGAAAGCCAGAGAGAAAGTGAAATTTTCCAATACTGGAAATAGTACAGATATAGACATCCTAATGTGGAAAGGTAACAGAAAGAAACCAGCAGACTCCAAACTTGTAGACCTGCCAATAACCTTCTCTGGGTCCCAGGCATAAAATCACAAGGATTATCAATAATCTTGCTTCCCTGGTTTACTCCAGCCAACCTGCTATTTACCATTAATTTATGACATCAAGTTTTAACTGCCAGTTAGTATATTTGCCTGTTAAATTTATTCCCACATTGTTCCCTTACTCAACTCTTTCTTCTTCTAAATTTAGCTGACCTTTTTAATGACAGTGTTTCCATAAGAGATTAATTATGTGCACACATGAAGTGTCTCTGAGTTATTCAGTTACCTAAAAAGAAGTAGGGGAATGATCAAAGTATTGAAACTAAAGTGCTTATAATGTATGTTTGGAGCTCAGTGGTTGAGAGTCAGGAATACATACCAATTTATTCATACTGAAGAGTAATTAGAATTAAAGTTTGAAAGATGTTGGAGCCACAGTGAGAATGGGTTTTAGCCAGTTGTCACCATCTGTAGAACTAGGAGACTCTTGTTGCTGAGCAGCTAAATCCACAATTTAATCAAATCAGAGACAAAACACAAAGGGGTTTAGATTTCTCTTTGTCATATGAGGTCTGGAAAAAAAACTCTGTCAATAGAAATAAGCATTACAAACTCTACGGACATGGCTATGGCTAGAAAAGACCACGGGAATTACTAATTCATCTGATAAGTCGTGCAAAGAATTTGACTGTGTAGAACAGTAACACCAGCATTTATATAtatctgaaaacacacacacatgagtctTTACCAAGTATTTAGATCATGAGAGGGAACTTTGGCACTGATTATTCCCTATTTTACTCTGGTTTGTTTGGTTGGGAGCCACAAAACTATGTTATTCATATTCTAGATAACAGTGAATTAAGCTATACATGAAAGTGAGAAGGGATGTGGCAATTGGGGTACAAAAGATAGATGAATTTGGTCAAACGGTGAGGAGACAAAAAGAATTTATGAAAAATGATGTACAACAGTCTACTTGGCAGGCTCTGTACCACTGTATACCTCAGTACGTCATTAATATTGTTATATTCTCTCAGAAGATGTGGCCTCTCTACTCACTGTATAAATAATGTAATGGGGGGAAATGTAGTATTgcttaaatattctttggaatttgTTCTCCTGCTACCTGCTTGTAAGATGAGATATTAGAAATAAATTGTGATGATATCATGCTACTTAAGTTCATGCTCAACAGTACTCTATTACTCATAAATACTTCACTGTTTAATCACAGTAATTCATATTCCATaacaattctaaaatatataccAAGAGCGACATGGAGAATAAACCAGCATATTAGGATTATACTTACCATTTAGAAATACCAGCCTCAAAAATTTCATTTAGTACCATGCTTTCTTCTCCTGGGTTCTTAAGATTTGGGGAAATATTCCTCCCATTTAGTACTAGAAAAGTATCCAAGTACCCTAGGAACTCAGGTCACTTTAATGGTGACAATAGTGTTTGGCCTGAAACAAGTCTCCCACCAAGAATTTGCAACAATCAAGCAAACACAAGGTATCATACCAGATCCTGTCTTAAACACCACAAAATGCAGAATTATTGGAATTACAGTCAAAActaacatttttgaaatgtaatcattacaacttgagaaaacaaagaaagtggAGCTTTCAACTGAAAGCTATGTATTGATTGAAGGAATTTAgaatcagaaagtgaagaatatgaaaaacaaagcTCAAATTATTGCAAGCATAAagagttgaaatatttttttacttcATTCTTTAGTCTAAAGtatcagactgctgctgctgccgctgctgctgctgctaagtcgcttcagtcatgtccgactctgtgtgaccccatagacggcagcccaccaggctcccccgtccctgggactgtCATCCCAATTGGTAATTTCCTCCTTTGACGCATTCCCCCACTAGTACTCTGTCTTCCAGCAGTGTTGACAGTTTGTTGTAGGAATAAGGAAAGTAAGCAAAAAGGTTTAATCTAGTTTGAGTTGAGGATTTTAGGTGACGGTGGTTGAAAGTGATGGAGCCTAGAGGTAACCATGAAGattaaaagtaaaatggaaaaaaaaattggagaaaattAGAAAGATTTAAGAGCAAATAAATATACTGAGTAATAGTTACAATTAATTTTTTATGTAAGCATCAGTACAGTCATGGGTGCTAATAAGATGTCAGAGGTGAAAAGGAGTTGCAGTGGTAAAATAACCTGAGTGTTGTATGGGTTGTCTGCATGCTTGCTTAAAAGAAGATATGGCTAAAattagacagtaaagagtctgcctgtaatgcgggagacctgggtttgatccctgggttgggaagatcccctggaagaggaaatggcaacccactccagtattctggcctagagaatccccagggacagaggaacctggtgggctacagtccaggtggttgcaaagagtcagacacgactgagtgactaataaaTCAGTAAATCAGACAGATGTCCAAACTCTGATGTTTCCATAGGACTGATTGAGAGTTAGTTGGTGtaagagtgaaaaagaaagataaatagagGTGCAATGAGACAGCTACTGGTTTAGTGGATTGAAAGTGGCTTAGGTAATCCAAGCAAATTGCAACCAGAACACTAGTGCGTGTATCATACAGGAATTCTAAAcacaaaaattttcttttttgctgactTCACATTGTTGACAGGTTTAATAGAATTGTGTAGGAATAAGGATAGAAGTGTGAGGAGAgaggtttctgtttcttttcatgaaaataaaattccaagaggaaaagaaaactgattCTAGAGAAAAGACATCAAATGTAGAaccaaggtttttaaaaaattgagcagAAATGGGCACATCGTCCAGGATATGACAggtctgcctggaaaatcccatggatggaggagcctggtgggctgcagtccatggggtcgctaggagttggacacgactgagcgacttgactttcacttttcactttcatgcattggagaaggaaatggcaacccactccagtgttcttgcctggagaatcccaggaacgggggaacctggtgggctgctgtctatggggtcgcacagagtcagacacgactgaagcgacgcagcagcagcagaatcaggCAATTAGCATTTCTATAGGACctattatcagagaaggcaatggcacccactccaatactcttgcctggaaaatcccatggacagaggagcctggaaggctgcagtccatggggtcgctgagggtcggacacaacggagcaacttcactttcacttttcactttcatgcattggagaaggaaatggcaacccactaaagtactcttgcctggagaatcccaaggatggcggagcctggtgggctgcagtatatgaggtctcacagagtcagacacgactgaaatgacttagcagcagcagcagcaggacctacTATGAACTCTGTATTTGATCAGGGTGTTCTACAACCCTCAAAGgtgacttcattttcttctgtttttccagTTTGTCCAGCTGTTCTTGATATCATTACTTCAGGCAGTCTGTGTACTTTAATGATTTGACAAAGACAGTTGGATAttcattagataaataaaaatggacaTTTTATATGTGAAATGGTGAATGCAATTTTACAAATACCTACTGTGTATCTTTGCCTCAACCACTGTGTCTAAATTTGTACTCAAGACCATCAAATTATTAGGCTTATGTAgttcttttatgtctcctacGTTGTGTAGAACAATGTCAGCAGATTATGTGCTTTATTACTATGTTATTCAAGGAAGAATGTAACATCAGTGTTGGCAAACAGGCATTGTGCCTGtaccagtttcctcatttttacaAATGTGTGATAACACATTTGTATTATTCCTGTCAAACTTTGTGTATAGGTATTCTTCATATAGGCTAcatactttttataaaatttgtaCATAGGAAGGTTGAACTTGGGAGTTGGTTACCTTGTAATCCAAAAAATGAGGGAACTTAGATGCCTTCACCCTTGTAGAAAATAATACCTGCCCCAacattttcctcccttttttaGTGACTGACTGATTCTCcttgcatttttgcatttatttggcCTTCAGTATATGGTCGTCCCTTGGTATCCATGGGGTGGATGGTGGTTTGAAAATCCCCCATGAATACCAAAATCCACAAATGCTCATGACCTTATGTAAAATGTTGCAGTGTTTGCATATAAGCTACTATGCACATTTTCCCATATACCTCAAATCATCTCCAGGTTATTTAAACTAACTAATAcgaatgaagaaagctgagcaccaaagaattgatgtttttgaactgtggtgttggagaagactcttgagagtcccttggactgcaaggagatccaaccagtccattctaaaggagatcagccctgggatttctttggaaggaatgatgctaaagctgaaactccagtactttggccacctcatgcaaagagttgactcattggaaaagactctgatgctgggagggattgggggcagaagaagaaggggatgacagaggatgagatggcttgatggcatcactgactcgatggacgtgagtctgagtgaactccgggagttggtgatggacagggaggcctggcatgctgcgattcatggggtcgcaaagagtcggacatgactgactgaactgaatacgaATTAAATGTTACGTAGAAAGTTTTAAATAGGATGCAAATATTACACAAATATCTGTCAGTGTGCAACTCAAGTCTTGCTTTTCAGaactttttggatttttttcctgcaCATTTTTGATTCACACTGGTTTAATCTGGAGAAGTGAACTTTGTAGATAAAGAAGGCCACTGTGTTCCCATCTCTAACTCTTACTTTCTCAGCAAGTTGGATTTCCTACAATTATACATTTCCAGATGATTTGAAAATGTTGTCCTTCTTAAGAGAATAATCAAATACAAACATATTTGAGACACAAAAAAGCATAGTAAGTTATCCAGGGGAAAGCAAGGAGTAGGTGAGAGTGTTGGGGTCTGAACCAGGCTTATGTGTATCCAATGTCCTTCAACTAGCTAAACCTTAGTACAGTCAATACAGCACTCCTGGTTGAAGGAGCCATCttctaataaataaaatctgtatgCTTAATGAACCCCATAgatgctgccgtctatgggatcacacagagtcggacacgactgaagcgacttagcagcagcatgcttaatgaaaatattaatttcagAACTATACGGAAAAAATCCAAAATGGCATAAACTTTGCAGAGATCTTTTGAAAATATCCAATAAAACtgccttaatttttttccttaaaaaaaaaataactgaacaaCACGTATCACAATCCATGGTCCTCCCATCCCAAATATAAAAGTGCCTATTATTGAGTGACCCCACTACTCTATGTGTAAGACAATTGATTCTTTGATCCTTAGAGTtggacagaatgaaaagaaaaggcagaatatattaagaggtggcaagaatacacaaactatacaaaaaagatcttcacaacccagataatcacgatggtgtgatcagtcacctagagccagaaatcctagaacgtgaagtcaactgggccttaggaagcatcacaatgaacaaagctagtggaggtgacggaattccagttgagctatttcaaatcctaaaagatgatgctatgaaagtgctgcactcaatatgccaacaaatttggaaaactccacagtggccacaggactggaaaaagtcagttttcattccaatcccaaagaaaggcaatgccaaagaatcaaactactgcacaattgcattcatttcacacgctagcaaagtaatgctcaaaattctccaagccaggcttcaacagtacatgaaccatgaacttccagatgttcaagctggatttagaaaaggcagaggaaccagagatcaaattgccaccacccattggatcatctaaaaagcaagagagttaaaaaaaaaaaaaacatatacttctactttatttattgagtatgccaaagcctttgattgagtgggtcacaacaaactgtggaaaattcttcaagagatgggaataccagaccacctgacctgcctcttgagaaatctgtatgtatgtcaagaagcaacagttagaactggacatggaatgacagatggttccaaatcaggaaaggagtacatcaaggctgtatattgtcaccctgcttatttaacctatttgcagagtacatcatgagtaacgctggactggatgaagcacaagctgaaatcaagattgccaggagaaatatcaataacctcagatatgcagatgacaccactcttatggcagaaagcaaagaactaaagagccccttaatgaaagtgaaaagaggagagtcaaaaagttggcttagaactcaacattcagaaaactaagatcacggaatctggtcccatcacttcatggcaaatagatggggaaacagtggaaacagtgacagactttattttcttgggctccaaaatcaatgcagatagtaacagcagccatgaaattaaaagatgcttgttccttgggagaaaacttatgaccaacctagacagcatattaaaaagcagagatattactttgccaacaaaagtccatctagtcaaagctatggtttttccagtagtcatgtatgtatgtgagagttggactataaaaaaacctgagcaccgaagacttgatgcttttgaactgtggtgttggagaagactcttgagagtcccttggactgcaaggagatccaaccagtccatcctaaaggaaatcagtcctgaatattcattggaaggactgatgctaaagctgaaactccaatactttggccacctgatgtgaagaactgactcatttgaaaagaccctgatgctgggcaagattgaaggcaggaggaaaaggggacaacagaggaggagaaggggatgatggcatcactgactcaatggacatgagtttgagtaaactctgggagttggtgatggacggggaggcctggcgtgctgcagtccaccgggtagcaaagagttggacattactgagctactgaactgaaaagaaaagggaaaacagaagGTAGGACAGGTAATAATTAGTTacatgaatgagagaaaataatgatatatgtatttttgtaatATATGTCCTAAGTAATGTGACTAATTTATcactgaaaatagaaaagaatcacTATAAAGTGGTAATTATACCCAGtcaatatgtataaataaaaattccctttatttttttgtaaatgaaaagAAGATCTATATCCTCCTTCCATTAAGGCCTTTTTGTCTTACTTATTTCTGTAGACATGTCCACACAGTGTCATATATTTAGAGGACAGAACAATGAACCACTATCTGTCCTTCCTCAAGGTTCAACAAGTTGTCCCCCTAGGCCAATCACCACTGCTTTGGACACCTATAGTCTCACTCTGCCTCACCTTACTTGACAGCAATGCAATGCAGTATCATGAGCCATGCCTTTAGCCAAACTTTTAGTTATTTTAACCCATGCCCTTCTCATCACCCTTTGTCTTAATTTGCTTATAACTCCCAGATCtgtctctgctctttttttttttttttttttttttagtgttatgGCTCTGGCATGGTGACTCTGACAGAAAACAGATCAGAAGCTTGTGCTGTACACCACCAGCTCACAGTGCTGTGGCCTGCTCTGTTCTTAGGCTCTCACCACTGGCTCCACATGATGTCATAAATGGCTGGGGGTGAGACACCGGTGTATGTGAGGATCAGTCTCCTGCTGCTCCGGTTGGGGGTGTTTCTATTCCTTTCTGGATCATCCTCCATTGAGCACTCCCAACACCATGGTCTTCCAGAGGTGGTGGTACCCTTGAAGATAACATATGCTGGCAGCAGCATGAAGCCTCCTGGATGGCTCTCTTACAGCCTGCGCTTTGGAGGCCAGAGACACATTCTTCACATGAAAGTCAACAAGCTTTTGTTCTCTAAACACCTACCAGTGTTCACCTACACAGACCAGCATGGGCTAACAGAGGACCAGCCTTTTGTCCAGAATGACTGCTACTATCAGGGTTACATGGAAGGGGATCCAGAATCCCTGGTTGCCCTCAGTACCTGTTTGGGGGGCTTTCAAGGAACATTACAGATACATAACGTTGTTTATGAAATCAAGCCCAAAAGGCTTTCTACCTCATTTGAGCATCTGCTATACAAGATGGTAGATGAGACAGAACTTCCACCCAAGAGATGTGGattaacagatgaagaaatagcaCGACAActgaaatttcttcaagagaGTGTTAATTATACTTTGAAGCAAAGTGGATATGTTGGCTGGTGGACTCACAGGCGTTTCCTTGAACTGGCAGTGTTGGTAGACCACGGTCGGTATCTTTATCACCAAAGTAATTCCTCAAGTGTGCAGTCTGAAGTATGCATGGTTGTCAATGGAATAGATAACTTTTTACATTCACTGGATGTTAATGTGGTTTTGATTGGAATCGAGATCTGGTCTGAAGACAACCTCCTTCCAACAACAAACATAAGTATTCTCTTGGAAGAATTTTGCATGTGGAAGGGAAGAAGTTTTAATACCCGCTTACCACATGATATTGCACATGTTTTCATAAAGGAGAATTACGGCCGCCTTCTTGGCTTGGCCTACGTTGGAACTGTGTGTAATCAACTTTATAACTGTGGGGTTGATAGCTTTCTGAATGACAAACTGCACGAGTTTGCATATATTGTATCACATGAGATTGGTCACAATCTGGGTATGCGACATGATGATAAAACATGTGAATGTGGAAGTAGAAAATGCATAATGTTTCCAAGTAAAACTGTGGCAACTCGATTCAGCAACTGCAGTTATGCTTCATACTGGAATGTTGTTGGAAAAGTGAGGTGCATGCACATTTCACCAAATCCAGAGAATATCTTCAGGCAGACACGCTGTGGGAACAGTGTGCTTGAAGAAGGAGAAGAGTGTGACTGTGGTTCCACATATACATGTGCAAAAGATCCCTGCTGTCAGTCAGACTGCACCCTGAGAGTTGGGGCTACTTGTGCTTTTGGCCTTTGCTGTGAGAACTGCACGTTCATGCCATCAGGCTCCATgtgtaggaaagaagaaaatgaatgtgaTCTTCCAGAGTGGTGCAATGGGACATCCTATCAGTGTCCAGAAGATGTGTACATGCAGGATGGGACCTCCTGCACAGGCGGTGGTTACTGCTATGAAAAGAGATGCAATGACCGCAATGAACAGTGTAGGAAAATTTTTGGCAAAGAGGCCAAGAATGCAAATGAGAATTGCTACAAGGAAGTGAATATGCGAGGTGACCGTTTTGGTAACTGTGGTCTCACAGCCAGTTCATATATACAATGTGGAATCCCAGATATTCTGTGTGGGAGGGTTCAGTGTGAGAATGTGACAGAAATCCCCCTCCTGAGAGATCATTCTACTGTGCATTGGACTCGAATAAATGGAGTCAGCTGCTGGGGTACAGACTACCATCTTGGGATGACCATACCTGATATTGGTGAAGTGAAAGATGGTACAGAGTGTGGTGCAAATCATATCTGCATCGAAAGGAAGTGTACTTTTATGCCCAGTTTCGAAAGTGGTTGTTCACCTGAGACCTGCAATATGAACGGAGTCTGCAACAACAGAGAGCACTGCCACTGCAACTCCGAGTGGAACCCTCCCCACTGCCAGGAAAAAGGCGCTGGCGGTAGTGTGGACAGCGGCCCACCGCCAGGCAGAGATGACGTGCAGGACCACCATTACCTGCTGCTATTTCGCTTGATTCCtttgttttttatgttattttgtttGTTAATGTGGCTGTTTAAGAAACTAAAAGAATTAATTGGGCAAGAAGAGAAAAGTGCTCCAGCTGAACCTCAGTGAGAAGGACAATGTGTTGAGACAATACTTAAGGAAAAAGTACCAAATGTTCTTATTTCACctaaggaaaaagggaaaaagttCCAACTTCATCTTAGAAATAAAAGCCTagatttgtgattaaaaaaaaattcaaaatctttgaaatttctcactgttttgtttttagtttagtAGACATGTTACATCATGTGTCAGAGATCACAGAAAACCCGAGATGTTTCATTATTCTGCATCATAAATATTACCAATT
Coding sequences within it:
- the LOC782699 gene encoding disintegrin and metalloproteinase domain-containing protein 20 gives rise to the protein MAGGETPVYVRISLLLLRLGVFLFLSGSSSIEHSQHHGLPEVVVPLKITYAGSSMKPPGWLSYSLRFGGQRHILHMKVNKLLFSKHLPVFTYTDQHGLTEDQPFVQNDCYYQGYMEGDPESLVALSTCLGGFQGTLQIHNVVYEIKPKRLSTSFEHLLYKMVDETELPPKRCGLTDEEIARQLKFLQESVNYTLKQSGYVGWWTHRRFLELAVLVDHGRYLYHQSNSSSVQSEVCMVVNGIDNFLHSLDVNVVLIGIEIWSEDNLLPTTNISILLEEFCMWKGRSFNTRLPHDIAHVFIKENYGRLLGLAYVGTVCNQLYNCGVDSFLNDKLHEFAYIVSHEIGHNLGMRHDDKTCECGSRKCIMFPSKTVATRFSNCSYASYWNVVGKVRCMHISPNPENIFRQTRCGNSVLEEGEECDCGSTYTCAKDPCCQSDCTLRVGATCAFGLCCENCTFMPSGSMCRKEENECDLPEWCNGTSYQCPEDVYMQDGTSCTGGGYCYEKRCNDRNEQCRKIFGKEAKNANENCYKEVNMRGDRFGNCGLTASSYIQCGIPDILCGRVQCENVTEIPLLRDHSTVHWTRINGVSCWGTDYHLGMTIPDIGEVKDGTECGANHICIERKCTFMPSFESGCSPETCNMNGVCNNREHCHCNSEWNPPHCQEKGAGGSVDSGPPPGRDDVQDHHYLLLFRLIPLFFMLFCLLMWLFKKLKELIGQEEKSAPAEPQ